From the genome of Halichoerus grypus chromosome X, mHalGry1.hap1.1, whole genome shotgun sequence:
ATCTACTGCTAGCTGTATGGGCCTTCCCTGGtaggttagggatttcttttgtcTGGctgttgtttggatttttttcttcatcactgtATTTTGCAAACTTCACTACAATattgtcttggtgttggcctgctttggtggactttgttgggagttctctgtgcctcccagaACTGGatgactgtttccttccccagattagggaagttttcagctattatttcctcaaataaaccttctgcccacttttctctctcttcttcttctgggacttcgatgatatgaatgttattacatttgatggagtcactgagttccctcaGTCTGCTGTTGTGatccaaaatttttctttctctcttttgttcagctttattattttccataattctatcttctatatcacttattcattcctctgtttcttccatccttgtggtcattacatccagtcagttttgaatctcagttattgcatttttcattttggtctgATTGGTGTTTAGCCCTTTTATGTCTGCagtaagggtctccctgatgtcttccaagcttttctcaagcccagctagtatccttatgattgttgctttaagttTTGGGTCAggtatattacttatatctgtttcgattagatccctggccatgaccttttcttgttctttcttttggggtgaattcctccatcttggcattttgtctcaGTTTCTGTCTTCTTCTGCGTGTTAGAAAAGCCCACTATGTTCCCTGCTCCTGCAAGTAGTGGTTTTACAAAGAAGGGTTCATATaatgcccagggcctggtgcttcaggaagtgtccctggtgtgtgctgtgtgcccTCTgatgctgtgttttggctgctctatccctcaggccagtggtctgcagaggttctccttgcctgcagagggggagtgtttggaccttggccagaatGTGGCGAGTTTTAACTAgttgtgctctggtctgcttgttaaaagggACCTGATActatttccactagaactgaacCTTTGCGGAACTCTGTGGTCAGTAGACATCCTGCGTGCGGGGGTTTCTGCTCGTCTTCTGGGGATGTGGCCCACTGAGCTGTTCCTTAAGCACGCTTGCCCCAAAACAGCAGTAGTACCAGCAGAGCACAGGGAGGCAGGACTTGGTAGAAGCAGGTAAGGCAGCCTGTGTTGACACTGTGTTGTTTACTGAAGTTAGTTTATGCTGACGGGTGGGACAGAGAAGTGGcgccagccagctcctttgtctcCGGAGACAGGAGTCTGGGAGCCCGTGTttgctgctctcagggaagcacttTCAGAGGAGCGAATGATCTCCCCTCATGCATCCCAGGCTTTTTTCAGATCGCTGTTTTCATGCTGTCTCTGGGTTGCTTGCCTGCCTGGAGCAGTGCAGCGCACCTTGGGCTCTATCCGAGCCAcacctgctgatttttaaaattccaaacttcAGGGACCTGGTGTGGTGGGGACCTGTGCTGGTCCTCTGGGGAAGGGTGTCGCAGTGCTGGGACCGATGCAGGTGTGACCCAGAAGGGCAGTCACGCCAGAGCACAGGGGCACGGGATTTGGAGCAAAGCAGGCTAAACAGGCAGTGTCTGGGTTTGCTGCCCTCAGTAAGTGTCTCTGCACCTATGctgaagggcaggggagggaagtggcGCCTACCAgttcttttgtccccagagaggccaTGCCATCTCTTGCAGATGTGCTCCAAAAAAGTACGAAGAGTCCCTCCCATGCACCTTAGATGATCCTCAGATCGCACAGTCTGTCCCGGGGTTGCTTGCCTGCCTCATCTCCAGGAGTAAGACAGTGTCTTCAGGCCTCTACCCCAGCCAAGCTCAGGGACCTCTAGAACTCCAGTCTTTGTGTCCcgctggttgcaaaaactcacgaaaatcagcccctctcgttttcccagccaatggctttggaGAAGTGTTCTCTTTGTGTGTATCCCTGTGCACTccactctctcttgcccttctctgcgGCCAGGGAACCCTCCCCACCGCAGCTCCCATGATCCCTTTCTCCCACAAACCACATCTCTGTATTTCCTACCTCcctcaatgtggcctcttctctccctctagtggTGCAGTCTGTTCTATCAGTCCTCaggttgatttcttgggtattcagaatgatttgacagttatctagctgtgttcaaagGATGAGGCAagtctagggtcctcctactatgcTGCCATCTTAGCTCTCCCATCAATGTCTTAGTGTTTACAGGGAAcaggtcttttgcctctttggttaggtttattgctaggtatcttatggtttttccTGCAAGTGTAAATGAGATTGATACCTTGATTTCTCTTtgtgctgcttcattactggcgtatagaagtgcaacagagttctgtatgttgattttgtatcctgcaactttactgaatttgtgcatcaaatttagcaattttttgatggagtctttcaggttttctatattgtatcatgtcatctgcaaatagtgaaagttgtaCTTCCTCCATGCTGGTTtggttgctttttatttcttttcattgtctgattgctgtggctaggacttccaatactatgtcaaataacagtggtgagagtggacatccctgtcttgttcctgattgtaGAGGAAGTGCTCTCAGGTTTTGCTCATTGAGGATGACAgtggctgtgggttttttgtatttGGCCTTTATTAGGTTATGTTCCCTCTACCCTAGTTGGTTGagggtttttataatgaatggatgtcctactttgtcaaatgctttttctgcatctgttgagaggatcatatggttgaTCATATGGTTGATCCATACACCATAATGTGGTGTATggcactgattgatttgcaagtaTTGAAACATGCTcgcagcccaggaataagtcccacttgatcgtggtgaaagattcttttaatgtattgttggattaggtttgctagtattttcttgagaacttttgcatccgtgttcatcagggatactgccctgtagttctcttttttgctGGAATCTTTGTccggttttggtatcagggtagtgctggCTTCATACAACGAAtgaggaagttttccttccttttccattttttggaattgtttgagaagaataggtattaagtcttctttaaatctttggtagaattcccctgtgaagccatgtggccctggactcctgtttgttgggagattttttattattgattcaatttctttgctggtaatcagtcttttcaagttttctgtttcttcctgtttcagtttttgtagattatatgtttctaggaatttatccatttttcccaggttgttggcatattgttttttttataatattctcttgtaattgtccatatttctgtggtgctggttgtcatttctcctctctcatttgtgattttatttatgtgggccctttctcatttcttttttatgtttagataggggtttaccaattttattaattttttcaaagaaccagctcctggtttcattgatctgttctattgtcttttgtttgtttgttttttgttttttgtttctgtgtcatttgtttctgctctaatctttatgatttccttccttctgctgattgtaggctttgtttgttgttatttttctagctcctttaagtgtaaggttaggttgtttatttgagatttttcttgcctcttaatgcaggcctgtattgctatgtacttccctcttaggacttttgctgcatcccaaaggatttgcaccattttgttttcattttcatttgtttccatgtattttttaatttctttgatttcctggttgaccctttCACTcgttagtagcatgttgtttaacctccatgtacttgtgatctctccaattttttttccttgtggttgactTGTAGtgtcatagtgttgtggtcagaaaaggtgcatggtatgatctcaatctttttgtatttgatgaggcatgatttgtgacccaatatgtgatctactctggagaatgttccatgtgcacatgaaaagaatgtgtcttctgctgttttaggatggaatgttctgaatatatctgtaaagtccctctggtccagtgtgtcattcaaagctattgtttccttgttgattctctgcttagatgatcgtgtccattgctgtaagtgggttgttaaagtcccttactattattgtattattgtcaatgaggtccttcatgtttgttattaattgttttattggGGCTCCCGTGTTGGGTGCACAGATATTAACAATTGTTCGATCTTCTTGCTgtattgtcccctttattatgaatCGTGTCATTCTTCTCTTGCTACAGTCtggtttaaagtctagtttgtctgatacaagaatcAGTATGCTGGCTTTCATTTGACATCCTTTTGTGTGAAAAAaagtttctccatcccctcactttcaatctgcagctgtctttaggtctgaaatgagtctcttgtaggaagTATATAGATGAGactcagttgttgttgttgttgttgttgtttatccattctgacaccctatgtcttttaattggagcattttgtccatttacaCTCAGAATAATTATTGCtgggtatgtacttattgccaatTTATTACTTGTTCTTGtcatttctggagattttctctgatcctttcttgtcattATCCCTGTTCATCTCTCCTTTGCAAagagtccctttaatatttcttccagggctgttttagtggtcacgaactcctttagtttttgtttgtctggacaACTCtgtatctttccttctattctgagtgatagccttgctgtagagtattcttggctgcagatttttccattcagctctttgaatatattatgccactcccttctggcttgccaagtttctgttgagaaatctcaccTAGCCTTATGTATCTTCCTTCGTaggttaaggacttcttttgtcttgctgcttttaagatttttaatttatcactctatttttcaaatgtaattacaatatgtcttagtgttggcctgtttttgttgattttgatgggagttttctATGCCTCCTGGTTCTGGATGGCTGTTTTcgtccccagattagggaagtttttagctattattttctcaaataaaccccctgtccccttttctctcacttcctcttctgggactcctatgatacgaaTGTTATTATGTTGGATGTAGTCACTGAGTTCCCAAAGCCTTTCCTCATGATCCATAGTttggctttctctcttttgttcagcttcattattttccattattctatcttctatatcactcattcattcctctgctccttccatcCTTGTGGTTATTCCATCCAGCCGGGGTTGAATCTCAGTTattgcctttttcatttctgtcagGTTGgcttttaactcttttatctctgtggtaagggtctccctgaAATCTTCTACTCTTTCTCAAGCCCAGGGAGTAttcttatgattgttgctttaaattctccatcactcatgttacttatatctgtcttgcttagatctctggccatgaccttatcttattctttcatttgggatgaatccCTCCATGTgacattttgtctaggtctctgccTTCGTCTGTGTGGGAGAATAGCcggttatgtttcctgctcctgagagcgATGGCTTTATGaggaagaggtcatgtagtgtcCAGGGcttggcacttcaggaagtgtctctggtgtgtgttgtgtgcactcTGCAGgagtgttttggctgctctatccttcagggtagctgtctgcagaggctctctgcctgcagtgggcagtgtttggtcctttgGCAGAAAGTGGTGAGTTTTAAGTGGGTGTGCTCTAGTCTGCTTGTTAGATGAGACCTGAAAGTACCTCCACTGGAACTgaagccctgcagaactctctggttgggagatgTGGTGTGGGCATGGTTTTCTCCTGGTCTTCTGGGAAGGGGCCCTCTGTGCTGGGACTGGagcaagcttgactgagaaggacAGTCCCATCAGAGCACAGGggtgtggggcttggtgtaagcaggttaggcagccagtgtgggCGCTGTGTTGCTTGCTCCAGGTGGCTCCCTGTTTATGCTGTGGGTCAGGGGAGGGAAATAGCGCCAGTCACCTTCTTTGTCCCCGGAGCAGCATCTCCACGAATACTGGCTCTCAGGGACACACTACGAGAAGAACAAATAAACTCTCCCACTGTGTGTCCCAGGTGattttcagattgctgtttccacactgtctgccttcaggtcctttgcctgccttctctccaggagcagcgCAGTGCCCTCCAAGTCTATtccagccaagcccactgacctctaaaactccagcCTTTAAGCCCCCTTGGTTGCAAGAACTCGTGAAATTCAGCCACTCTTGTTTttcaagccaatggctttggggatgCATTCTCTTTGTGCATTCCCCTGCGTGCTCCTCATTCTTACCCTTCTCTgtgaccacagctccctcccctctgcagcacccaggATTCTTTTCTCCCCTAACCCATGTCTCCCCACTTCCTTACCTTTTtcgatgtggcctcttttctccctttagttacagagtttgttctgtcagtcttctggtctatttctggggtatttaggatgatttgataattatctagttCTGGTTGTGTGACGAGGTGAGCATAGCATTCCCCTACACTGCTGCCATCTTTGTATTCTCCTACtcgtgtctttttatttttgagccacTCTCTGTGTCCCTGTGCCTGATTCACTGTCCCCAGCTCTTCATTTGTGGCCTATTTGTGTGTTTCTATTTCTGGGTATCCccaggtttatttttattctgtgcctttgcctccctgcctctctggatAGATTTCCTTGTCACTGTGTTTCTGCCCGTTTGTTTAtgttctgtgtgtctgtttctatgtgtctAGGTTTCTTTGTTCCTATCTTGATCCTCCCAGACATGTTCCTGTGTATCTGTTCCCATTTCTAGCTTGTATCCATATGGCTGTGTTTGTGGGTTCACATCCCCATGTCTACTTATTctaggatctctctctctctctctctctgtctctctctctctctccctttctaaattCCTGTGTCCCTATGTCACAGTGTCTCCATTATATCTGGGCCTCCAGCTTGCTTGTCTTTATGTCTCTCTGTTACCTAGCCTAACCCCTGTGTCTTAGCTGGTGTTTGTCACAGTTTGGGTGTCTGCGTTCCCACGTCTTTGCCACTGGATCTCTGAGTATATAAGTTTGTGCTCCAGTTCCACTCTTAGTGTGCTCCTCTGCATGTGCCCATGTCCTTGGGTCTTTGCTACCAAGTCTTGGTGTGTGCAGCATCTCTGTTTCTATGCTTTTGTAGATCTGTGGTcctgtgtctctgttttctcctctcaTCCCCTATCCCGTGTCTGTAAGTCATCATGTCAGCATGTCTCTGTGCTTGTACTTCTTAGTCCTTGGTGTCTTGGACCATGGTGTTGACCTATGTCTCCCTGGTTACCTCTGTGTCCCTGTGTCTCTATGTATCACTGTGTTTCTTGTCTCCTCTGCTTCTGTGTCTGGGTCTTTGTGAatatctctgtctgtctgtctgtctgtctctctctctctctcactctctctctctcataaaataaaggttttatttattttttagtagttaaacaaaattttattttttttcttttcgaatttttatttaaattctagttagttaacatgcagtgcagtattggtttcaggcatagaatttagtgattcatcacttacatacaacacccagtattatttttaagtaatctctacatcccaacatggggctcgaactcacaaccccgagatcaagtgtcacatgctctactgactgaaccaggccaggagccccagaaaaaataataaagtgactGAGGGAATTACAGATATTTGATGAAGTCTGGGGCagttggggagagggtgggaaggacatctgagctgagatctaAGGTGTGATCTGAATTTGAGTGGCAATGCAAGAGATGAAGATGGTagacagggggcagggcagggcaggacagAGCAATTATCAAACAGAGGGAACAGCTTGAGAGAGGTCCCTGAGTGGAGATGGGGTTGAGGCAGGGCCCATTAGTGAATAGAGAGGAGGCCAGGGGGGCTAGAGTtcagagagtgagtgggagaaaGTGAGGTCAGAGGGGTATGGGATAGAGGGCAGATCACACAGGGCCTTGTAGGCTATAAAGGGAACTTTGGACTTCATTCCTAGTGTGATGGGAAACCCTTGAGGGTAGCTAAGTAAGAAAGGGACATGAagtaatctttgtttttaaatgatccTTTTGCTGCTGGGgaagaatggcaaaaaaaaaaaaaaaaaaaaatctcccgagagaggaagcagggagaccagtgaggagaCTGGAACAGTTTTCTAAGGTAGACACGATGGTAATCTGCCCTAAGATAGTGACAGTTGGGGTGGTGAGAAGTGGGTGCATTTGGCAAATATGTCAGAGGTAACATTGCCAAGAACTGAAGATGGATGGGATATTGGTGAGGGGTGAAGGAGAGGGGCATGTCAAGGATCTCATGCCCAAATTTGAATCCCTGTGACTTACTGCCACCACCAACTGGTTCTAATCCTGCCCTATAAGGTCTCCCAGGAAATGTCACTCTTCTTAGGAAGACAGAACAATGGAGTGGTGGAGCACATTCAGTCTATGACCAAATTAATGTAGGTCCAGATCTCTTCCTAGTTGTGTGACATGGAATAAGTTACTTCAGctctctgtacttcagtttccCCCATGAGTAAAATGCAGATTTCaacaggttgtgtgtgtgtgtgtgtgtgtgtgtgtgtgtgtgtgtgttaaatgagGGACTAAAAGTACAAAATGTAGACGAGTACCTGCACATAGGAAGGactaaaaaaatgttaactgttaTTACTTCACAGTCTTTGGGCAATTTAAAGATAATAATTATCATCTTTTCCAATTTGTGTACCCCTCTCCGTTAGCAGGGCAGTTTACAGAGCACAAAAGAACTAATCAGACCTGCCTTACCCAGTGGTGCTTCCATTTAGAACCCTGTATCCCTACCCTGCTTGGGAAGCATGAACAATTCTCTTGTCCAACATAGCAAATGTCAAAACCACAGCTTGACCAGATTGTTTCTCTTTAGCCTTCCCAGTCTTAACATCCCTCCTCTAATTCTGTGCTTATgtactgaggcccagagaggttaagtagctgaTTCAAAGTCTCAAAGCAAGCAATCAGGCAACTGTCATCACTAGAATCTGCAGAAGCCTTGTACGCTCCCAATCCCTGGAGCTCTCCATTCATACCTCCCCCGCATGGCTTGACCTCTTGCCCATGGCACTCACCATCTTCATCAGGAGTGAGGAAGGTATAGAAAGCTGGTGGATTCAAGGACTCCATGATCATGGACTCCACCATTGACTCAGACAGCAGCTCTAGCTCCTCAGGGAGATGGAGTAGGCTGACTGCCTCAGGGAGGGTGCCAGAAGGCAGCAAGACTGGCAGGTTTGGGGGGCTGCCTTCTGGCATAGGCCTGGAGCTGCTGGGTAGGCTCATTGTTGGGACTTCTGACACAGATGGTCCCAGAATTTGCCTGGCACTTCGGGGCCCTAGCAGCAGGTCATGCTGATGCCAGAGCTTTCTCGGGGCAGCCTAGAGGGCAAGGTGGAGCCAAAGGTAATAGGGAGGGCTTCTCCAAGGACAGAGGTGGTCATGGTGCTGCTGGGACTTGCGGGACTTGAGGTTGTGCTTGTGAATGTGCTTGGATCCCGAGGAGGTGGGGGCATAGGTCTGGCAGGTCTGGGGGGTAATGGGATTTTGGGTTTATTGGGGATTGGGGTCTTAGGTTTGGAAGATGATAAGCTTGGGTCATTTTGGGGAGGTAGGGTACTAGATTTAAGAGGTGATGGGATTATCTTAGGGGCCTAAGGTAAGAAGATCCTGGGGTTAGGGTGTGACAGATTGTCTGGGGTCTTGTGAGCAGGaacatttggtctagtgtgtggTAGGTATTTGAGGATCTGAAGTGTGGAGACTCCAGGCTTGGGCTGTGGCAAGCTTTTGGGTGACTGTGATGTGAGTACCCCAGGTTGAGAGTGTGATAGAACATCCAGTTTGGGTTGTGATGGAGCACCAGGTTTGGAGGGCAGTGGAATAACATGTTTCATAATGCCAGCTTTGGGCTGGGATAGGGTGCCAGGATTCAGAGGTGGGACTTGTGTCTTGGAACTCATGGGTAATAGGGTACCAGGATTCTGGTGTGATGGTGCGCTGGGCTTCATAAGCAATGGGGCACCAGAGTTTGAGGGCCCAAAGGCAGCAGTTTTTATTCTGAGAGTTGGCTGAACCAAAGTGCCAGAATCCTGTTGTGCTGGATTTGGGGGCTTTGGGTGTGCTGGGGTGGATAGGGTACTTAGTGCTCTGACCCAGTGGCTCCAACTCCTTGGAACTGGGCATAATTTCTGTAGAGGCAGGAGTCGTTGAGGATAAATAGGACCTTGGTTTCACAAGCCTTGATTTGGGAGACACCTTGGGTACCAAGGCTGACTGGGCTGTGCCTGTCCCTAGGCCATGCCTGCTGCTGGATGAGGGCATAATGGTGCTGGTCCAGCTGCAGTGGAAGTCTGTATCCTGGCCTTCCCACTTGCCTCCTTGGGCTGCACCATGACCAGTGAAGTCAGAGGTGTGACAAAGTTGTATTCAAGGGACAGGTTGAGGACTTTGGCGGCCAGCAGGTGGAGAGTGGTGGTGTCACGGGCTTGGAAGCATCCCTCAGCAACTCTCCAATAGTGATGTAGGCCCAGAAGCAGCAGGTGAAGTGGGCTACATTGTAGGCTGGCTCCCCTGGGACACCAAAGTTCTTCTGGCTGCTGTTGGTGGCCACCTCACTGTGGCAGGCCACAAGAAGATGACCCTAGGGGCCACGGGCTGCCAGGTGGATGCCCAGTTcctgcttgcctgcctgcctgcctgcactTGTCCTGCCACCACCAGTTCTGAGCCCCCAGAATAACTGGGGGAAAAGGCCCAAGGGGAGGCCCCAACCAAGCCGCCCAGGCAGTCCAGATGCACATCTGCCAGCAGAGGCATGGAGAGGCCCTCCTCATAGAGGTCCTCCAGCTGTAGGGGTGCATCAGTGCCCTCATACATGCACCGGGCTGCTCCCTGGTTCTCCAGGGGCAGGTGACACAGCAATGGGAAGTCAGCCTCATCCCCAGAGGCCAAACTGAAAAGGGACACCCTGTTGCCCAGCACctgacagatgttggagagggTCACCCTGGGGGTCATCACACTGGCTGTGGGCTCCCCATCTGTCAGGAAGATGATGAGAGGAATCCTCCCCTTATTGGGGCCCCGTCCAGTCTCCTGATTGCTGTGGTTTAGCACTGCTATGGTTTAGCAGAGCTGGGTGAACGTTGGTCCCTAACTGGGAAGCTGACTGTGAGACCATCTTTTCTAGTTATTTCTATCGACACTCTGGGCACCTCACCAACCTCTCAGGCTCAGTCATTTCTCCTCATCTTTGCTCAGACTGTTTCTGCTGCTTATCCTTCCTAactcctccacccccacacaGGCTCCCTGAGATCTGACAGTGGGGCCCACATGTCCTTGGCTTTTATCATTCCCTGCCTCAGACTATGATTTGCCCATTTCCTGGGGGGATATCTTAATTCTCTAGTCAGACAGGCAGCTCCCCAACGATAGCAACCCCACCTCCAGGCTACAGGGGAAGAAAGGGCTGAGTTGAcaggaggtggtgggtgggggagactTGAGTACTTTTCTGAGAGACGATTGATCAAAAGCCAGAATCAGGACGGTAGCTTGACCAAATGCTTGGAAATAAGTATgtagattattgattttaaaaaattttggcaAATTCTTCTGAGTACATGCTTTAAAGAAACTCAGGGCCAAAGAAGAATGTGCCCTAAAATACATAGTGCTATGTTCTTTCTACTAGGAAAAGGGACCCAGAAGGATGAAGGGACGTATTTGGATAAAATATAATAGTGATATTTCAGGTATTGTGAGAGGTGAGGTGGATGGGGGAATGAAGGGAGCATTTCAAGAATTCCCcacatctggggcacctggctggctcaggcggtagagcacgtgactcttaatcttagggtcgtgagtttgagccccacgttgggtgtggagcctacctaaaacagaaaaaataaataaataaaaaataaaaaataaaaaggaattccCCACATTACCATAGCCCATCCATTTGAGTGGGTAGGTCTAACACTTACAACCATCAGCTTCCCTGTGACCCAGGTAGTCCTTGGTGCTGTGGATATTCTGGATGGTAGCCTGGATGGAGCCTCCAGCTTTCTAGACAGTAACCGAGTCAGAAAAGGTGATGATGTTGA
Proteins encoded in this window:
- the ITIH6 gene encoding LOW QUALITY PROTEIN: inter-alpha-trypsin inhibitor heavy chain H6 (The sequence of the model RefSeq protein was modified relative to this genomic sequence to represent the inferred CDS: inserted 4 bases in 3 codons; deleted 7 bases in 5 codons; substituted 4 bases at 4 genomic stop codons); its protein translation is MASGKLLMTSYCIHSTVASHCAHTLIISVLFKSQAEAHKAIFDLHLPHLAFISNFTMTINNKVYVAEVKEKHQAKKIYEKAHQQGKTVAHVGIRDWISEKFGISTSLAAGTEVTFPLVYQGLLQWHQGQYLVVVSLRLGQLVTSLSVEVTVSERMGIGYVHIPSLRASSLYQHPQKNVKTEGRANPVGKKQNKDLSKEGSQGNVCEADLPPSTRIERGETCVXITFCPTLQDQSAFSSSGILAHFVVQYDVVMEGITGDVQIYEGYFIHYFSPRALPPVKKNVVFVIDMSGGSKFGTTMKQTEKATNVILSDLRVNDHFNIITFSDSVTVXKAGGSIQATIQNIHSTKDYLGHREADGWTNVHPALLXTIAVLNHSNQETGRGPNKGRIPLIIFLTDGEPTASVMTPRVTLSNICQVLGNRVSLFSLASGDEADFPLLCHLPLENQGAARCMYEGTDAPLQLEDLYEEGLSMPLLADVHLDCLGGLVGASPWAFSPSYSGGSELVVAGQVQAQAGKQELGIHLAARGPXGHLLVACHSEVATNSSQKNFGVPGEPAYNVAHFTCCFWAYITIGELLXGCFQARDTTTLHLLAAKVLNLSLEYNFVTPLTSLVMVQPKEASGKARIQTSTAAGPXTIMPSSSSRHGLGTGTAQSALVPKVSPKSRLVKPRSYLSSTTPASTEIMPSSKELEPLGQSTSTLSTPAHPKPPNPAQQDSGTLVQPTLRIKTAAFGPSNSGAPLLMKPSAPSHQNPGTLLPMSSKTQVPPLNPGTLSQPKAGIMKHVIPLPSKPGAPSQPKLDVLSHSQPGVLTSQSPKSLPQPKPGVSTLQILKYLPHTRPNVPAHKTPDNLSHPNPRIFLPXAPKIIPSPLKSSTLPPQNDPSLSSSKPKTPIPNKPKIPLPPRPARPMPPPPRDPSTFTSTTSSPASPSSTMTTSVLGEALPITFGSTLPSRLPRKLWHQHDLLLGPRSARQILGPSVSEVPTMSLPSSSRPMPEGSPPNLPVLLPSGTLPEAVSLLHLPEELELLSESMVESMIMESLNPPAFYTFLTPDEDGECHGQEVKPCGGGMNGELQGLGAYKASADSSDDSCLIACFETLNQLLNLSGPQYISTELEEGC